From Chryseobacterium gallinarum, one genomic window encodes:
- a CDS encoding HU family DNA-binding protein — MNKSELIDAIAKDAGITKVAAKAALESFISNVTSTLKKKDGKVSLVGFGTFSVAERAARQGINPATKKPIKIAAKKVAKFKAGADLSNAVSGAKKK; from the coding sequence ATGAACAAGTCTGAATTAATCGACGCAATCGCAAAAGATGCAGGAATCACTAAAGTTGCAGCAAAAGCTGCTTTAGAATCCTTTATTTCTAACGTAACTTCTACTTTAAAGAAAAAAGACGGAAAAGTTTCTTTAGTAGGATTCGGTACTTTCTCAGTAGCTGAGAGAGCTGCCAGACAAGGTATCAACCCTGCAACTAAAAAACCAATTAAAATTGCTGCTAAAAAAGTTGCTAAATTCAAAGCTGGAGCTGATTTATCCAATGCAGTTTCCGGAGCTAAGAAAAAATAA
- the panD gene encoding aspartate 1-decarboxylase: protein MLIEVFKSKIHRVRVTASDLNYIGSITIDEDLIEAAGLVVGERVYIVNVNNGERFDTYVIKGKRKSGEVCLNGPAARKVQKDDIIIIIAYAQMTPEEAKDFQPKIVFPDEKTNLLT, encoded by the coding sequence ATGTTAATAGAAGTTTTCAAATCCAAAATCCACAGGGTAAGAGTAACAGCCTCAGACCTTAATTATATAGGAAGTATAACGATTGATGAAGATCTTATAGAAGCTGCCGGATTGGTAGTGGGAGAAAGAGTCTATATCGTGAACGTAAATAACGGAGAACGTTTTGATACCTATGTTATCAAAGGAAAAAGAAAATCAGGAGAAGTATGTCTGAACGGACCTGCAGCAAGAAAGGTACAGAAAGATGATATTATTATCATTATTGCTTATGCACAGATGACTCCTGAAGAGGCGAAGGATTTCCAGCCTAAAATAGTTTTCCCGGACGAAAAAACAAACCTTCTTACCTAA
- a CDS encoding lysylphosphatidylglycerol synthase transmembrane domain-containing protein: MDKTSKSPLKSILTIVISLAFAGFFLWLALKGLDFKVIRASLAKANYLWVLFAAVFGLLAYWFRAIRWNLMLEPMGHKISDSNALWSISFGYLMNLTIPRSGEVARATALYGVEKVPVDKSFGTIILERVVDLVCMLGFLGLTLLFKYDAILSFYKNSGIQINPNKILLVLLILAVGSVLFFVYKKKLAGVPFLGKIVGFIDGIFQGLATIFKLKEKGKFILYTLAIWISYYFAAYLVCFALPETSQFTLADGFFIIVVGTLGMIIPASGGIGAYNLAMKYGFMALFLSVGKSADLGGEMGLTYSFISLPLQIVIMLVMGLISIPMLAKARNAAVADKDF; the protein is encoded by the coding sequence ATGGATAAAACATCAAAAAGTCCTTTAAAGTCAATACTTACAATCGTAATATCGCTTGCTTTTGCAGGCTTTTTTTTATGGCTTGCTTTAAAGGGACTGGATTTTAAAGTAATCCGGGCGTCATTAGCTAAGGCCAACTATCTCTGGGTATTGTTTGCTGCAGTATTCGGGCTTCTGGCCTATTGGTTCAGGGCGATCCGCTGGAATCTGATGCTGGAACCTATGGGGCATAAAATTTCCGATTCCAATGCACTTTGGTCTATATCATTCGGGTATCTGATGAACCTTACCATTCCCCGAAGTGGAGAGGTGGCAAGGGCAACCGCTTTATATGGGGTAGAAAAAGTTCCTGTAGATAAATCTTTCGGAACAATTATTCTGGAAAGAGTGGTAGATTTAGTTTGTATGTTGGGGTTCTTAGGGCTGACCCTGCTGTTTAAATACGATGCTATTTTGTCTTTTTATAAAAACTCCGGTATTCAGATTAATCCTAATAAGATTTTGCTGGTACTTTTGATCCTGGCAGTAGGGAGTGTTCTTTTTTTCGTGTATAAAAAGAAACTTGCAGGTGTTCCCTTTTTAGGTAAAATAGTAGGGTTTATCGATGGAATTTTCCAGGGACTGGCTACAATTTTTAAGCTGAAGGAGAAAGGAAAGTTCATACTGTACACACTAGCCATCTGGATTTCTTATTATTTTGCAGCCTATCTGGTATGCTTTGCACTTCCTGAAACGTCACAATTTACCCTGGCAGATGGTTTTTTTATCATTGTAGTGGGTACCTTAGGGATGATTATCCCGGCAAGTGGAGGGATTGGAGCTTATAACCTGGCCATGAAATATGGCTTTATGGCACTATTCCTCTCGGTGGGTAAAAGCGCTGATCTGGGGGGAGAAATGGGACTTACCTATTCATTTATTTCTTTACCGCTTCAGATTGTAATCATGCTGGTAATGGGACTTATTTCTATCCCTATGCTGGCAAAGGCACGTAATGCCGCTGTTGCAGATAAAGATTTTTAA